ttcgccgtgaggggcaCGGCATGAGGGGACACTTCCCCTGTGTGTGTAAAATCATATtccatctgcagtggaaaaccaaatcccaaaGTAAGGTGAGTAGAgtggagttgagccagtaccatgcagtggagatGGGGTATAAGGGGCCGGTCTTTCCAAAAGCGGGTAAACCAGAGCAGGACTGGTGGGTGTGTGAAGgtgagtgaaaacagactgacaGCCGGAAACCTATTTCTTATCATCATTACAACACAACTTGGGCGATCGACACACGAGCTAGTTACTGCCCCCCGGGGAAGGGAGACGAAGCGAGAAGGGAAAGCAACGGAAATGATTTACGAGGCGCTGGATTGTTTACACAATATCATATGTGCATTACTAACATGATATTAATATTTCAATTTTAAATATCTCAGTTATCCTCAATACTGGTGTATCATAACACCCCTAGAACACAGGACAGATTTCCATTTCACAAGGAGCAGCTCATTTCCAAAACTCAGAAATGCCACAAATACGCACCTTATTTTTCTGGTGCCGGATTTCTTTTATTTTGAGTTTCCTTTTGTCCTCCAGGGAGAACTCAACAATAGGTCTCTGTGGAATGACCCAGAAAGGAAATTAGGAAACTGATTAAACAAGACAGGTTGCCAGACCAAATACAAACCACGCACAAATGTTCACACAGAAATTGACACGCAAATCAATATCAAAACGGTCAATTCCCAGAAAAACCCTGCACAAGGCCAGCGGGTCCAGAGATAAATCTATGAAGACAGCGACACTGCAAAGTTTCCAGGTGCCCCTGACAAAGTTACCCTGTGTGTGACCCAAGAGCAGAAGCCTTCCTCTGCACAAACCCACCTTGTGAGAGCCGAAGATGTCGGGGTTGTTGTTGAGGTAACGCAGCGTGCCGAGAGCGTGCTCGTGATCTTGGAACTGAACAAAGCCGTATCCCAGAGACTGTCCCACCGACTTGCCCTTCTCGGGCTTCCTGTCGTACATCACCCTGCACTAAGAGAAACAAGGGAAAAGCATTTTCACTGCACCGTCATAACTATCATGGACAGAGGGCAACAGCACCTCTTAGTGGTCAAAAGAGgagattttttcttttattttattttccccaaattgtacttggccaattaccccactcttccgagccgtcccagtcgctgctccaccccctctgctgatccgggaagggctgcagactaccacgtgcttcctccgatacatgcggagcagggggggacatagcatgtgggaggatcacactattccccccagttccccctcccctttgaagaggcgccccgaccgaccagaggaggtgctagtgcagcgaccaggagtcatacccacatccggcttcccacccgcagacatggtcaactgtgtctgtagggacgcccgaccaagctgcaggtaacacggggattcgaactggcattccccgtgttggcaggcaacagaatagaccaccacaccacctggacgcccccaaaaGATAACATTTTGTGAGGTCTTTGAAAGCTTATTGCCACTTCAAGTTGCTACACGTTTTTATCTGATTATTTATCAATTATTTAccaactaattttgtttaagtttAATTTGCATCCCTCTATATGACCAGCATGAGCAGCTGAGACCACCAGCGGCAAGTTTACATATTGCTGTATGAGTCCAAATGCCTGCCACCAGACGGTATCCCTCGCAAAATCTAGCACACAGATGGGATACCATGATGCAAACgcctgtttttccaaaacaccacatccctcactcttctcttcaaaacaaatgaaGGAGCCATCAGAGGGGGAATGCAGATCTTTGTAACAAGGAAGCTGTTTTGATACTACTTCTGTCCACATAGGGGCTGCCAAAATGCAAAAATCTAAAATTCCTCATAGGACATTTAAACAAGCATGTCTGACAGAGCCATCATTAGCAGGGGAGAACCAACTAAACACGACGCCTTGAATAAAAACCCTACTGGCGTGTCATGTATCGTCTTACCTCAGTGATGCGGACGCCTTTGTTTCCTTTTACAGCTTGAAGGCAAAGTGCTTTCAGTTTTTTATTGTCCACTGACTTGGGCAGGTTATGGACGCATAATCGAGTCTTTGACACAAACACATTTACGCCCTTGAGTTTGGCCCTCTTCACATCTTCAAACTAAAGGAAAAAAGTGAAAGAAATTGCAAAAGTAAGTAAAGCGGTTGTTTAAGGAGTTGCAAAGCTATGATCCTAACAAGTTGTGGGAATAGTTGGAAAGAGGTGGTAGGGAGAAAgaactcactctcgctctcttgttCATGTCTGCTTCAGGCACGCCCTCCGCAGCCTTGGTTCCAGCACGGATCACTGATTCATGAGGATTATGGAGCCACAAACAGGGCGAGATAAAAAAAGCAGGACTCAAAGGCAACTCAAGCATTGGGGTACTGTTACTGATAGTCTGCTGAGGAAGAGCAGCAATTCACTACGTACACTGTATAACATCAGCGATTTCACTACAGGGAATAGGCTACGCGGATACTCCAATACTGGCCTCACAAGCCAAACTTAACCCTGCAAGTTCTGTCATTAACTTGGAAAGTCTTGTCTGGTCTGGTCTTACGGCTGCTATGAGCCCTCTATGATAAACAAAACTGGGGGCAAAATGGTTATGTTCTACCACTGCTTAGCAAAGTGCAGGAACCTCATCTTCACTCCATATCAGTCTTAATACATCTTATCCAGAAATGCTTTTCACATACACAACAACCCAAAAAAAATGTAACACTACAGACAGCATCATGAGGGCATATAGATTTAGTGTACCAAAGGATCAGAGGCAGAGTGATAATGGTCATTGGAGAGAGctatgggggaggggggtgtaaaGGGAGAAAAGTAGAGGAGCGGTGGTTGCGCGATTTAAGAGAATACAACATATTCGGTCAACTCACATCCTTCCCTGGCCAGGTAGAGGTTCCTTGTGCCCGTTTCCACTTTCACCTTCTTAGTCTTCAGCTTGGCAGCATCCTCCCTGGTTACTGCTGCCACAATCAACAGCTTCCTGCCATCCACCCGGATACCCCCGCTCTGAGTCACACACCCAGCAATACAACAACCAACATGAGCACACTGTAGGGCTTTCTTTTTTCATTTGGAATTCAAAAATTCGTTCGAATGTGGGGGAAAGTTAATATTTGAACTGTAATGACCTGTTCTAATTCAAAATTTACAGTTTATATGCACAACAGACTGTCTGAAGTAGTTTGCCCTGGGACCCAGCAGAGGACGCTCTAAAAATTCACTAGCAGCTTGACATATTGACCCATCAGTAAACTCAGATGATAATGTTATGTTGTCGCGAGTGTCGTCCGTTTTACCGTTAATGTTGTTGTCATTCATTGTTACACCTCAAATACACCGAGCATGGACGCGGCGCGTCCCGTAGGCAGGGCGGAGGGttttttacctgctacaccaactgtgtctgtggtgCATGTGGTTGCAAGCCAGccgtgttttctttctttttggatttttcccccctttttttctctccccaattgtacttggccaattaccccactcttccaagccatccgggtcactgctccacctcctctgccaatcaggggagggctgcagactaccacatgcctcctcccatacatgtggagtcgccagcagcttcttttcacctgacagtgaggagtttcgccaaggggacgtagcgtgtgggagaatcacgctattccccccagttccccctcccccccgaacaggcatcccaaccgaccagaggaggcgctagtgcagcgaccaggacacatacccacatccggcttcccacccgcagacacggccaattatgtctgtggggacgcccaaccaagctggaggtaacacggggattcgaaccagcaatcactgtgttggtaggcaacggaatagaccgccacaccaccccgaCGCCCCCCAGCCGTGTTTTCTGAGGAGATTTCAAGGAGGCTACTATAGAAAATGGGGTTACGTTTTTCAAGTGATAATGCAGTTGGTGATGCAGGgctgaattaattaactagactgttttaattacaggatcatggatacacaCTGAGTTGATGATTTATTTTTATGTGCAATGAAATAAAACCCACAAGGTTGCACTGCTGTGTCGCATTGCCTCAGGTACAAGACCgtatttattttaataatttttaaacagattgtactTGTTTTTTAAACAGTTCTATGTAGTGTTTACCTGTTGGGGGGCTGTGTAGCCACGTGTAGAGGGAAAAAAATTAGATGAGACCGTATGTATTATGGTACTGAACGGGGGGCATTCGAATTAATTTGAATGAATTGCGCGTCATTTCAAATTCGTTTGAACTTGATTTTTGGAAGAAGTGACAGCCCTAACTCGCTGAGCAAAACACACATCTTACTATTAAACTGGAGTTCAATGGAATAGTTTCACTTTCCTAACTTAAAATGAAAACTGGTGTGAATTATGTTAGCCTATATTTTACCTCTGCTTCATCCTGTGCTGCAGCTATGCATTTCTCTGCAGGTTCTTTACTCTTAAATTGGGCAAATGCACAACCTGGCAAAAAGACACAAACCAAATAAAATCATTAGTCAGCTTGCTGACAATCAAAACCGAGAGAAGAGTGTTTCTCATAAGTACTGCTGCCTGACCTTTAGAGTGCCCTGTGTCTGGGTGGACAACAATTTTGACATATTTAAGCTCTCCATAGCGCAGAAGGACCTCCTCCAGGTCTTCCTCCTCAGTGTCAAAGGAAAGATTCCTAAGCAAGGTCGAACATGAAAAAGAGATTAGGATGAGAAACAAGTGCTGGGGGAACAGGAGTTGAAGCTGGGTATATGAGGAGTAAAATGAGTGGAGGAGGACGGTGTAAGGTGAATGACAAGTTAAAAACAGGGTGAGAAGAGACTTGCCAACCTGATGAAGATAGTTCTGCCCTCTGTTACATCTAAAGAGGGTGGTCTGCTTGGTGTTTTCTTGTGACCTAAAGACAGAATAAGTAAAGCCATCAATATGAAATGGCCCTTGTGCAAGAAAACTTGTGAGTGCATTCCATTCAAAActatgaaagaaaaacaaacaacacacaatcacacctgattcatcctcctcatcctcatcatctgactcaAGGCTACTCTCGTCATCTTCTCCCtcctgggacacatcatcatcatcatcatcttcttcttcttcttcatactcctcttcctcctctactTCATCTTCCTCCTCACTATCTTGTTCTTCGCCACTGTCCTCATCTTCTGAATGGGACTCTTCCAACTCTTGCACAACTTTAGGCCCGAACCTATGGAGAGGATTGGTAACAAGATGGTTGTCAGCCATTTTAGCAATCTGGAGATAAATAAATTGAGGCATACAGATTTTAGGGTCATACTTCTTTTTTTGAGGCACTGCttgtttttcttctctttcctcttcttCAGGGACACTTTCTGGATGGGACTGATTTGCACTTTCCTCTTCCTTTTTATTTGATCCTGTGTTGTGTGCAAGGTTCATATCATATTTGCACATATCCATTTACAAATTGTCAGCTACCCTGGAAGATACATAACACACCTTCTCCTTCCAGATTTACAAATCATTTAACATGTCATGTCCTACATTAACATATGTGATCATCTACTTTTACCGCTGTACCATACAGCCATTACCTTCACTGGAGGATGGTTGTGTTGCAACAAACTTATCCTTGGGAACAGCCCAGTCAACGGCTACCGGCCGACCTGTGAAAGAAAACAACAGTAGCAATTCAAACACTCAAGAAATCACAATCATTGAATCACAATTGATGAAAAATGGTTATTATTTTCAAAGTGAGGTcacaaacagcaacaacaacaaagtgtatcactaatgccccttttccacaacatgataccggctcaactcaacgagtgtcgttttccattaccataacagtaccccctcagcgtAGCTGGTCTACAatgattttggtacccactccagtttttctggaacctcgacaaaggtggtaccagaaaagtagtaacagttaccaaaatgccgatactttccagtaatggaaagtgaaaaagtcaagtcgagttgagTCGGTACCACGTAGCGGAAAAGGGGCGTAATAGTCCTCGAGACAAAGACATCTCACAAACCTTTGATCTCCTTCAGGTTCATAGCACTGAGGGCTCTCCCTGCCTCAGACACATTCTTAAACATGACAAATGCAAATCCTCGCATTTTCCCATCTATGCAAAGAATGAACAAAGTCAAATAAACAGAGGGAAGAAGCAATCAACCTAATCTTAAGCTACAATAACTCAAAAACAATcttggttggttttttttttacatcttataTTTTAATAAACTATTATTTCAGATGTGTATTGTTGTTGTGATTTGTTTTACCGGGTTTAAGAGGGATCTTGGTTTCAAGGACGGTTCCAAAACTGGCAAAGGTTTGCTTCAAGTCCTCCTCAGAGCACTTCCACACAAGACAACATTTTAAGCATTACAGGTCAAGAAAGATGCTTCCTTATACCATGTAAACTGAGTGCGACTGAGAAGAGTCAGAGGAATGACGAATGCATGCTTTACTATTACATTTTATACCAAATGGTCATACCTTAAAACTAAGATTCCTGATTATAAGTCTGGCTTTCATCATATTTTTCCGTATTCCTTTGGGTTTCTGATCAGTACTCTTTGGCGCTGGCTCATCCGGTGCTGGAAAAGAGACAGAACCAGAGCACAGATTTAAATTGTTATTACATACCAGTTTAATTCTCCCGTAAGCTGGTATTCTGTGATTGTTGGTCATATGTTCATACTAGTACGGGGCAATATTGAAAAATCAAATATGACTTTGACTGAATGTCTCAATACCGATAATGTGATAGCATTTTGGGGATGACTAGTgatgctttcataagatatttacacacacaaacaaatcagAAATGATCATGAGTAATGTGGATATAATGGCCAAGCCGAGAGTTATTGTTTATGTCACTCAGTTAAAACAGTCAAATAGGTTCAGTTTTGTATCACTTTACCGTCGAGCAGTCTCTAAGACCAGGGATCGACagataaccaaaatcccagacgacAACTAACCTCACATCATGATTCCAATGTGTTTACTGATACATTAATCCAAACCTGTTTTTCTCTTGACATTTGTTTTCCTTTTTGCCAGTGATAAAGATATCCGATGTCCGTCGTATTCCTTTATTTCTTTCAGTGCTCGCTGTGCATCCTCCTCCATAGAGAAGGTGACGTACCCGAACCCCCGGCATGTTTTTGTTCCTGGTAGATatgcagagaaaaacaaaaatcaagGGACATAATTCTAATGTGTTAAAACGACTGTAAAAAAAAGTGGGTAACaccttagtatggggaacatagtcaccattaattaggtgcttattagcatgcaaattagcaacatattggctcttaattggtcatcattacgtactcattaatgccttattctgcatggccctattatacaaccagtaagccattaactatgagttttccctctataacctcagaagtattgcttattagtagtaccacctcaatatgctttgcttagtatggcctttataaggtggtagtaccacaagaagagttattctcccttactaacacttaatgaatatggtctgttcttacataacaacacacaaaactacaagtgttcatagtgttaaattactgtaaattaagtttttgttacttagaatatgttccccatactaaagtggcatcttgatcattactaattcactagtaattaagtttttgttacttagaatatgttccccatactaaagtggcatcttgatcattactaattcactagtaattaagtttttgttacttagaatatgttccccatactaaagcggcatcttgatcattactaattcactagtaattaagtttttttatgttccccatactaaagtggcatcttgatcattagtaattcactagtaattaagtttttgttacttagactatgttccccatactaaagtggcatcttgatcattactaattcactagtaattaagtttttgttacttagaatatgttccccatactaaagtgttaccaaaaagtgTAACCCACTTTAAGTGTCTCACCTTTTTCGTTGACGACGAAGCACTGTTTGACGGGCCCGACTTCAGAGAATATATCCTCAAGACGTTCGTTTGAGGCTGACGTTGGTAAAGACCTGACAAACAAAGTCAACGACGGCATGGCTCCCCGCTTCGCCGCCGTGTTGACGCTAACGCTGGGCTGACGAGGCGCCACGGATCGTCCTACGGATCGGTGTTTCGCTTCCGAGATGTTGACGATGTCGCCTttccactatgaaacaaacaaagcgGTCACTGCTTATACGGAAACACTCCTTTAAACTGCTCAACCGGACATGTTAGCCAAATAACACGACGTCGCATGTTTACATGAGGGAGCGGCCATCTTCGAAATCTAACGGAAGTTGtcggtcttcttcttcttcttccgtttTGTGTTGGTTGGTAGGTTGGTTGGTAGACGTTTTCGGCGCGGTACCGCCACCTTCTGGACGGGAATATTATCGGGTCTAATACTCACCAAATGCTTGCAGGAGTCACGGCGCACCGAGTACACGTTACTTTCATTCAAACTGAAACCACAAAACGGTCTCACAGAGCTGAATCGGCTCGTCCGGactcaacgtttactgagaggcGAACGGAAGCGACcccttcagcctcagctgactgcaggtaccccccccttgCAGATATCCCCCccttgcaggtatcccccccttgCAGGTATCCCCCCTCCTTGCAGGTATCTCCCCCCTTGCAGGTATCTCCCCCCTTGCAGGTATCCCCGcggatcaggtcccccggtacGCTGCTGCATGTGGGGGAGGACCACCGTGACTTGTAGACTGGACTGGGGAGGGCAAACACGCCGGCCGAGAGGAAGACCAGGACccggcagtctacacccatctaccccAGGTGGGAGAAGGCACCGACACTTCTATCCGGCCCACATCCCGCGTGggatgacggcacttgggcggtccgctcctgtttgccagatctgggtcagagcTAGGGTTGCCAagtccttgaaatggaaataaggaacaggggacagggacgggggttggatggacggggcggcccgggcataacaaatataatgtgccttacactaaacacaaatacacacacacacacacacacacacatatatatatatattttttttaaatttatatttatattatttatatacatacatatacatatatatacacacacacatatatatttttattttttcatttatatttatattatttatatacatacatacatacactaccgttcaaaagtttgggatcacattgaaatgtccatatttttgaaggaaaagcactgtactgttcaatgaagataactttaaactagtcttaactttaaagaaatacactctatacactgctaatgtggtaaatgactattctagctgcaaatgtctggtttttggtgcaatatctacataggtgtatagaggcccatttcaagcaactatcactccagtgttctaatggtacaatgtgtttgctcattggctcagaaggctaattgatgattagaaaacccttgtgcaatcatgttcacacatctgaaaacagtttagctcgttacagaagctacaaaactgaccttcctttgagcggattgagtttctggagcatcacatttgtggggtcaattaaacgctcaaaatggccagaaaaagagaactttcatctgaaactcgacagtctattcttgttcttagaaatgaaggctattccatgcgagaaattgctaagaaattgaagatttcctacaccggtgtgtactactcccttcagaggacagcacaaacaggctctaacc
The window above is part of the Lampris incognitus isolate fLamInc1 chromosome 6, fLamInc1.hap2, whole genome shotgun sequence genome. Proteins encoded here:
- the rbm28 gene encoding RNA-binding protein 28, whose translation is MPSLTLFVRSLPTSASNERLEDIFSEVGPVKQCFVVNEKGTKTCRGFGYVTFSMEEDAQRALKEIKEYDGHRISLSLAKRKTNVKRKTAPDEPAPKSTDQKPKGIRKNMMKARLIIRNLSFKCSEEDLKQTFASFGTVLETKIPLKPDGKMRGFAFVMFKNVSEAGRALSAMNLKEIKGRPVAVDWAVPKDKFVATQPSSSEGSNKKEEESANQSHPESVPEEEEREEKQAVPQKKKFGPKVVQELEESHSEDEDSGEEQDSEEEDEVEEEEEYEEEEEDDDDDDVSQEGEDDESSLESDDEDEEDESGHKKTPSRPPSLDVTEGRTIFIRNLSFDTEEEDLEEVLLRYGELKYVKIVVHPDTGHSKGCAFAQFKSKEPAEKCIAAAQDEAESGGIRVDGRKLLIVAAVTREDAAKLKTKKVKVETGTRNLYLAREGLIRAGTKAAEGVPEADMNKRARFEDVKRAKLKGVNVFVSKTRLCVHNLPKSVDNKKLKALCLQAVKGNKGVRITECRVMYDRKPEKGKSVGQSLGYGFVQFQDHEHALGTLRYLNNNPDIFGSHKRPIVEFSLEDKRKLKIKEIRHQKNKERFRSVPGKKGGAKPQSQTPGDASRPKTDAQNTQASRNGHAPALNRKQGRHFSGFQTNPEVEHVEMEDGKKRRAVLPFPSHRGPKIRMRDKGKKNAPPPKKVGAGSSRRERKARQNIEKPTGSRIQAVKPTRSHVRNRDDARFDSLVEQYKRKLMGTSNQTTNVKRTKWFNS